In the Glycine max cultivar Williams 82 chromosome 19, Glycine_max_v4.0, whole genome shotgun sequence genome, gatgattatgcttaaataaactgaaacatccattaccaaaattaaaagagtatccagtaacatcaagtttagataatgaaactaaattcctagataaactaggtacataaagagtttccagtaaatctaaatgatgtcTAGTGTCGAGTTTTAAACGATAAGTCTGACTGCTTCCACTGGACTTTCACTCTATTCCCCATGAAGacgaacttctcatttgggcttatgatttggattgtaaggaatccCTGCATAGTATTAGAAACATGAATCATACATCTAaaatcaatccaccatgtattatgaggtgtagaagcaaatgactttggtgttttgatgatgatcatgatgatttgatgcaaatgatgcaaatgagcttatcaagtttaaattcaagacaatgattcaagaatacaagccacaacatcaagatgatcactagtattttaggaagggaattcctaattgatatagcaaaaggtttggccaagtaatttaagttaaaaagtgtttttcaagagatttactctctggtaatcgattaccagaggatgtaatcgattaccagtggccaaaaatggtttacaacagctactaaatatttgaattcaaattttagactgtgtaatcgattacacaatattggtaatgattaccagcagttaataaacgttttaattcaaattttaaaacctgtaatcgattacacaagtcctgtaatcgattaccagaggagattttcagaaaataacttccaagagtcacatctattcaaatggtttatgaatggccatcaaaggtctatttatatgtgacttggaaacacgaatggagagagagttttgattgctcaaaaagttttatcctctcaagagattaagagagtttttctgaattgaaatgtcttatcctctcaaagattcctaggtcaaacacttgcatattcaataaggaattgtgattgatcttcattgtacaatctatctcttttaagagagatttcttcttctcatcttcttacttctgaaaagggattaagagaccaagggtctcttgttgtaaaggattcctgaacacaagggaagggttgtccctgtgtggttcagactttgtaaaatgagttttacaaagagagtgaaaaatctcaagtgggttgcttgaggattggacgtaggcacgggaagtggccgaaccagtataaatcagtttgcatttctctcttcccttaaacttcttttatttattgccatttatcttttgctttaaagaattttattctgaattgtcttttgagtaattcatgttaagggtgcattgttaatctaaaaagagagagcgaaattttaattggggaatagtctttgtatcttaattcaaccccccccccttcttaaaataactgaggtcatttgtctaacatgaggaacttcagttaagtttgattcaaaacatacaagagCATTAAGCTCACCTTTCTTTTTGAACAAGACTTATGTTTTGGGTAATCCTTCTGAAAGTGTCCAGATTTCCCACAAAAATGACAATCATTGCTCTTTGATGCCTTCTTCTGGATTTGCACATGACCGTCATTTATCTTTAATGGTCatttgcctttatcatgcttcttcacaAATTTCTTTCCGGCTCTttgattcccttggtggcttacataatggACTAAGTGatttccttgattcttaagcctcgttTATTCTTGAACTAACATATTATGCcattcatgcacattccatttatctttcatgatATTATAGCTCATTTGGAATAGGCCATACTTATACAGTAATGAGTTCAGAATAAACTAAACAAGGAAGTTCTCATTCACTGtcattcccaaggtcttaagtcttactgcaatgtttgtcatctcaatgacatgttcatgtATAGTATGTAAACTATCAAACTTCATGATGGTCAgagtactcattaatgtcccagtAAGAGACTTATCAGCTGTTTGAGATCGCTTTCCCACTAACTCCATAAATTCTTTAGCACTATCGGTCTTAGGGAGAATGGTCTAAATATTGTctgcaacagtcattctcatgaacattaggctgagtctgttagatctttcccaagctttataatgaactttctcttcattgctactagcatTAGTAATAGTAGCAAACTTCTCTTCCAATATAACAAGATCAAGATCCAAAACACCGAgatgaaattggacttgctcattctagtcagagaagttaagcccattaaaaaTTGACACATATGATACACGATAGTTCAATGAATTGGGAACAGGTACtgcataataaaattcacataagcattttgaaacataaaacacatgtcatacatataattcattcatataacaatcaatgtatattgatgttctcctttaGGTGATGCACCAtcacacaacatacaaacatgataatgctaataaaattattaacattatttggcaattaaatatACACTAATCAGTAGTACCTATTTCCTttggatatataaataaaactaatgatacacacaaattacctacaattatattcattaattataagaactaatCAACCTCTGGGTGATCCATAAATgacttataacaatgaatttcaattacttataaattaataatcatataatttaacattcattattttataaataattgaaataataattaatttaaaattaaataaccttataaaTTTGACCACTTTGATAActaacaaattcatcatataCTTAATTCCAAATAAATATACAacctatatatatttattgatattaacAATTTATAACCATTTTGTTAATTTCATTCTAGAGCACATATATACCATTCATTCATAttataaccaataaaaaaaaactttgtagtCACGTTAAGTTCACGTATAGGTCTTTCAATAACATCTTATTTACATTCACAAAAAACTGCTTGCAGTCACTTTAACGCCTTATTCACATtcacatatatttattaaatgaaaaaggcCCAACACCATCCACAAGAGTTAACAGCCGTTGACCATTTGTTGTCATCAAATCAAATTAGATATCACAAAAAGCAAATTTGGAATCTTTCTCCAAAAGGTAAAACTTAATTGCCATCTTTGGTCCCAGTAAAAGACACGAATTCTAAGCCTAACACAGAAGCCACTTTCTCGTGCAAATTgctcttcaaaaaataaaattcaacaataataaaatatcatactaaaatatcatacttgtagtgaaaaataaaaatttctaaatttcataattaagatttatttataattaagagaaaataaattattttaggataatcataaatttcatgtgagattttttttatgcatttcttaaaaaaaaaaaaaagaaaaagaaattttggcttccttaattattatttttgtcactCTATTCCTATTCCTATAGTTAGGAGTTAAAGAGAATATACTTTTATCATGAAGAGGACCTTACTTTACCTTAGGGTACTAACCTCTCTTAAGTGAGTGAGTAAGACTTTAATTCTAACAAGCTTCTCTTACAAGTTTTTGAAATAGCTTCTTCGGCCCTGTCAACCTTCTCCTCGATCATGTCTATATATACACCTTGCCGCAGCTCAAGGAAACGACATCTCAGGCTTCGGTCCACACAAGTCTCTCATCTCATTCCCTCGTTCTTTGCATCTTGCTCTTGTTGATCATTGTTTGGGTTCCAACCCATATCACTTCCCACACTGCCGTCATCAATTACGCATGGATCATGAGATAAAAGAGCCACCACCTCTCTCATCCACACTCTGTTCTCAACCCTCTCAATTCAGTCAAAACACTCAAGAAACTTATCCCCGTTACTTCCAACAAGACTTGaacgaaagaaagaaaaaaggcacGTGCATCACGTGCGGCCAGAAGGATCACTGGTACCGGGAGTGTCCCTTCAAATCCTCTAATAACGATTCCCAAAATGCCAACAGCATATGGTGCCGCTGTGGCCATGGCCGTTGCGAAAAGAGAACCTCAAAGAGTGAGAAAAACCCCGGCAGGATGTACTACGTTTGCCCCATCAAAAGGGTATGCATGAAACAGCTCCagcattttcatttttgttccttTCTTGACTTCTTGATTatcaagtttttgttttttaactgTCTTTTTGGTTGGTTTGGTTATTAGGGGGAAAAATGTACTAACGGTTTTGTTAAATGGTGCGATGATCCCGATGTCGAGAGTGATTGGTCGCAGCCTCCGCCGTTTAAGTATCCTGAGTGTAAGTGTCCTGCTGGAGTGTGTAAAAGGGAGAAGGCAACACATAATGGCGTTGTTAAATACTATTTTACTTGCCCCGTTAAAGAGGTAGTATCATatgatgtttgttttttttttttttttagttaaaacttAAAGGGCTTACCTTGATTTAAGAGCTTTTGTTTCGTAGAAATGGGAAGTTGTTGGATGATATTATTTGGTAGCATTGCTCGGTTGAGTAATCTTGTTGTTGGTGTGGAATAAAAAAGGCGTGTATGCTTCTTATTAATTTCTATTCTAGTTTTAACTGCTTTCTGTGTTGTGAGTTGTTGGTTttctaaggaaaaaaaattgaacttttaGTATGAAAATGCCTAAGGTATGTTGGGTATGGCAAAGAGAAAGtgagaaaggagaaaaaaaattgaaatttgaatcttTGTTTTTTAGAAGTGAACTTTTCCCTCTCTTTTCTTTCCACTATCGTGAAGTTCGCCTCTACTTTCAGCATACACCTAGCGCAGCAGAGACTTGTATATTTATGTGTCAATAATAGATGAGTATTTAGCAGATTACTCGATTATAGTGTTAGTGacttaatattgttttttgtttatcttGGATTTTATTGACTTCTTGTTATGTAGAATTTATTTTGGTCCTCCATGATCAATGTATTTTGTGCGAATCTAATtcatactaataattaataaatttagtatCAAACAGGGCCATGGAAATTGCGGTTACAAGGTATGGGAGGATGAGCTGCTACATATAAGAACTAATGATCAAGATGACCATGACTTCGATGAGGGTGTTAATTTGGCAGTAAATCATTCCAAAAAGATGAGAATCATGGACAGTTCCGAGGAGGATCCAACACCAATGGCTGTATCCGAGGCTGAGCTTTCACAGAGTGAAGATGAAGCACTCGAGGTATCCCCTTTAGTTTTCCAGTATCTGTGGTTATGGTGATTTTCTGGATCCGTATTTTACCTTATTCACTAATTCTGTGTAATGTGTTGCTATTGAGAAGAAAGCATCGCAGCTATCTTGCCTATCAGAATCAACACCTTCAAGGATCGGTGGGGATCGACAGCATGTGTTTCCAAGGCACATTTTTGCTGGTGCTGGTGCTGGCGCTGGCGCTGATCCATCATTTGGTAGTGTTTATTTTCTTCCCTTCACTTctttattttgcattttgttGCTGCCATTCTCATTTTTCAAAGTCAAGTGACatacttttgattttattttatttttcccattATTCTTTACAATCAAATCTTTTTCcatgtttttaattctttttagcCTTGAACTAGGTCAATTGTACATATAGAAAAGACATCTTAGACTTGCTATGGACTTTAAGTGTCATCCCaagttacaatttttatttgaatatgtgAAATTTTTATTGGGTGAAGTTTTATACACTACCCCTTGATCACAAAAAGAAACTGTAACAGTAGTCTAAACATGCcctcttaaataaaattatatgaaattcaGAAAAGCCATGTGTGAAATTCTCTTTATGTTATTGTTGGCTGACTTGGCTCAGCTCCATTAGGTCGGTTAGGTCGCCTTCTCTTCAGTCCACCACAAAGCTTGAAATCCCCCTCATCTCAGACACCTCAGTCAATTTTCTGCTGTGAGTGTGATTTCCTAAGTTGTTAGTGTCTTTGTCCACTTTGATTTAgcattatttaaaaagttaactcTGTGGCTCTCTTTCATTACAGGTGTTTTCCCATCCTTTAATCCCATAGATGTCCCAAAACAACCAAGTATTACTAATGTTCCTTGTGCTGAACATAACCAGCTTGATGTTATTCGTCTCAGCCAACAAAGCCAACTTTCAAGCAGTGAAAGAAAACTAATGTCAAGGGCACAAAGGCAAAGACAATTGGCCTTTGCTGCACAAAAGCAGCTCCTCAATGATCTAGAAACCTCGAAGCCTCACGAGCATGAGTCCATGAAAGAGGCAGCACAAGACACTTTTGCTATATTAGACAACTTGGGTGCAAATGACACACAATTCTTTGAGCATGTTTTGTATTTCATAAAACTCACATCATCGGTTGTACAAATGACTAAATCCATCGAATGTCTTGAGGAGGACAACAAGCGTCTTGAGGACGAGAATGCCAAACTCGCCCACATTCGTGACCTCTACGCCAAGACCGAAGATCAGTTCCAAGCCTCTGATCAACGAAGGCAATTACTTTCCAAAGAGATCTCTGACTTTGAGGCCATGCTTGTTGAGAAACGAAACCAATTGAAGTCGTGTGAATTGGAAACTTCAAACATGCGAATCGAACTTGGTGGTTTGAGAAGAACTATGTTGGAAGCTGATACAGCCTTGAAGGCTAGAATGAAGCAAGCAGAGATTGCAGGTAAACTTAGGAAAGAGAGAGAAGCCAAACAAATTGCAGCCAAAACAGCACTCGAGAAGGCCAGGCTTAAATCagagtattaattaattatccaaTAGTATTTGTGAGTTCTGTGAACTAGAGTTGTAAATATTAGTGTTTAATTTAACTTGCTCTTTATTTTCTCTATCAGTGCAAGTTAAGATTAATCTCACGTTTATATCGTGTTACTACTagtatgttttcatttacttatcATTTGCCGCTTGCTACACGTCATTCACCCTAATCTTTTTCGGTTAGTTTGGTTGGAATGTTGGATGGAagaaaaaatacagaaaaaaaattgaaattaaatcgAAGAGAGTGAAAggtaaaaagaaaagtttttatttttatttctaaaaattaactttatatccgctaagaagattattcatattcttttcttaatttttgaaaaatattttatggatATTCAATATGttatctaacaaaaaaaaagcaaaagaaaaaatataggtATTAGAATATTTATgatgtgattaaaaaaataaacaatcaataaaaattaattcaattgaaACAAACTTATATCTTAAAAGAATGGAAGTTGGATTATTCTTGTCAAGtgctttttaagttttatataattataaatattttttaaattactttaaaataattattttaaaatgaaataaattttttataaataattcatgtatctctcttaatttttatatctCCCTACCAAACATATCATTCGTTAGGCCGCAAAAATCAGCAAAGATCATGTGTACCACGCGTTACCACCGAACGTGCCAAAGCCAATACCAacaagcaaaataaaataagtttaaaaaataaaaaagcaaaaaataaaatgaagtaaGAAAGAATCCTTCCGAACTCCAAACTTTACTACATCTCACACCGTCCGATTCATCACAATcacatcatttatttatttgttattattattaatatttgtgtGTTAAATAACTACTATTCGCCAACAAGAAGCATAAGTCTcttttccgtgatgacgacgtGCGTATCGGGCATCATCGCCGGCGATCCCCCTCATCGCCGCCGGTAGCAGCAATCCCCGGAGCCATGGAACCGTAATTCCGATACGGAAAAAGTCTCTTCCCGTTCCCATCGTTTACGTCCTCCCACGGTCGTTTCCACGTTCCGTTGAATTCCTCCCCACCCCTTGACGgaaaaatcaaaagtaaaagcacGCACGAACGCACGCGTAGGCTCTCTCATTCATTCGATCTCTATTAAAGCCAATTCCGTTATTTCCATTTCCGACATTTAGAATCGCTTACTgtgttactttatttttatttccgcttttttcttctttttttatccgCAGGAATCGGATACAAAACAGGGACATCGAGTTTACAATAACTTGCAGAATTGGGCAAgcgtttttgtttgtgtttcaaTGGGAATGAAGAAGGTAGCGTCGGGTGTGACGATGGATCACGTGCTGCTGGCGTCGCAGGAGACGAAGGAGGCACGTGAGGCTCGGATTCGGAGCCTCTTCGATTTCTTCGACAGAGAGAATCTCGGGTTCTTGGACTACTCTCACATTGAGGCCGGTCTCTCGGCGCTCCAGATTCCGGCTGAGTATAAGTACGCGAAGGATTTGCTGAACGCCTGCGATGCCAACAAGGATGGGAGAGTGGATTTCCAGGAGTTCAGGAAGTACATGGACGACAAGGAACTGGAGCTTTACCGCATTTTTCAGGCCATCGATGTCGCGCACAATGGCTGCATTTTGCCCGAGGAGCTCTGGGAGGCGCTTGTTAGAGCAGGCATGTGTCTTGTACCTCTTGTGTTTTAACGGAAATTGTTCGTATTCTTGCAAATTCAGTTGATGTTTATGTTGTGTGTTTCGCTTTTCTTTAGGTAGATTAGTTTGAGATAGAGTTGGAGGTTGGAGATCTATGGCCAAAATAGTAGTTATGAGTAAGAATGATGGTGATCGTGATCCTCAACTCACCTCGTGAGCTGGCTTTGGGTTCGAGTTATCTAAGATGATATCAGAACCTATTGTCACGGGCTGTTATTAATTCGATAGTGATATAACCGAAATCGTGATGGGGACAATTCTCCTCTCCCGGTGAGCTTGTTTTGGGGGGTTTGAGCTAGGTCTGAACCCAATTTCTAAGACTTGCATCTAATTTGGGTTGGTCAGCAGGGCAGTGAATTACaagtttaataaaaagaaagcagATTTCAACCAGGGTACCGaatttaatgaaaagaaaaacgttcattatcttaaaaaaggaaaaactatttagtactttttaaaaaaataaattgaaatctaATAGTGTATTAAATGGTCCCTAACTTGAAAGAAAATACGTACTTGCCATTGTTTGAGTTGTTTGACTGGTTAAAGTAGTGGTGCAAGCTGGCATCAAATGTTCATCTCAAGTCATAAGAAAAATTGGAGGTTGGGCTATGATTCTGTTATGTACATTGCCTTGCCAGGCTCTGATACTAGGCTATGTTTATCTTCTTGGAAACTTGTGTTAAATTCAGAGAAGTCCTGGCTACATTTGCTGATGTAGAGTGTGTTTGGTTCCCTGTTGAAATTCCCACTTTCCAAGATGAGAAAGTAGAAGCAAGTCCCTTGTTGCTTTAGAATGAAAGCTAGTTATGTTCAACGTAACtgttatccaaacacactcgcAGTGGTAAGAACTTTCACTTTTGGCATATTTCTTCCCGATGAAAGCAATTTAACTAAAAGATTTGCTACCTGTAAAGGATCTAGTTGGTTGCATTGTAGAAGTTGAACGGAAGAGGAAAGTAAAAACTACCTAACAACCTTATTTACATGATGTTAGGTTTATTCCGAATGGTAGTTTTAACTAAGTACAGTAACATAAACCCATGTTAAACATTATTTCTAACTCCATCTACCCTTGTTTGATTGACAGAATACACAATTTTGCCATTTTGTTTTAGTCTGCCCCTAGTAAACATGGTCAGCATACACTATATAAGTCCTTTGATTGAAAATGTCGAATTTGGATTGCAGGACTCTAATTTATTTGGTGTATTATTGTTACGTGATTTTGATCGTGTGATGTACTTTGGTGGTTGTTTCATTCAATAAGCCAAACTAGTCTCTCTATTGTAGGTATTAAGATTGATGACGAGGAACTCGCTCGTTTTGTTGAGCGTGTTGATAAGGATAATAATGGTGTTATAACATTTCAAGAATGGAGGGATTTTCTGCTGCTTTACCCTCATGAAGCAACCATAGAGAACATTTACCATTATTTGGAGCGGATGTGTATGGTTGATATCGGGGAGCAGACTGTTATTCCAGCAGGCATTGGTAAGCACATTCATGCAAGCAGGTATCTGATTGCAGGGGGAGTAGCAGGTGCAGCATCACGCACAGCAACTGCACCCCTTGACCGTCTAAAGGTTGTATTGCAAGTCCAAACAACGCGAGCTCAAATAATGCCTGCAATAAAAGATATATGGAAGGAGGGTGGTTTGTTAGGATTTTTTCGAGGCAATGGCTTAAATGTTCTTAAGGTGGCCCCTGAGAGTGCCATTAGATTTTATAGCTATGAGATGCTGAAGACCTTCATTGTGCGTGCCAAAGGGGAAGAGGCAAAGGCTGCTGATATTGGAGCTATGGGGCGGCTACTAGCTGGTGGTATTGCTGGTGCTGTAGCTCAAACTGCAATATATCCCATGGATCTTGTTAAAACACGACTACAAACCTATGCTTGTAAAAGTGGAAGAATTCCTAGCCTTGGAACCCTTTCAAAAGATATATGGGTTCAGGAAGGACCCCGGGCATTTTATAGGGGATTGATTCCTTCTCTTCTTGGGATTATCCCTTATGCTGGCATAGATCTTGCTGCGTATGAAACCTTGAAGGATATGTCCAAGCAATATATTCTTCATGATggaggtaaaaataaaaaactagttCACATGTAATGTTCCATATGAGATATTGCCTTcagttttgtatttaaattctGTGACATTCTGTAGAACCTGGCCCTCTAGTACAATTAGGATGTGGGACTGTATCTGGAGCTCTTGGAGCAACATGTGTTTACCCACTGCAGGTGGTTAGAACAAGGTAAGCTTTGGCTGTAATGTGTTTTAAATTGTTGCTTAAATATCTAGTAACTTCAACCGTTTCGGCTTTCTATGGAAATTAGAAAATGAAAGACATGTTGATTTCAGAATGCAGGCTCAACGCTCATACAAGGGAATGGCTGATGTATTCAGGAAAACCCTTGAACATGAAGGCTTGAGGGGATTCTACAAAGGAATATTTCCTAACTTGCTCAAAGTTGTACCGTCAGCAAGCATCACCTACATGGTTTATGAgtctatgaaaaaaaatttggaTTTGGAGTGAAGAAATTTACTGCTTGGTAATTAATCTTATTGACATGGCTGACCGTTGGCAACTATACATTGGGAATGGTTTTTCAGTGAAGACATTGATGACAAGAATAAAAGTCTACAAATACAATTGATTATTGTGACAATTGTCTAAATTCATTCTTAttaaaatagtattaaattcTTCAAAATTCTTGAGAGGACAAAATTGGTTTGTCCCGCATTGTGCTTCATTAAACTAACATGAAGCTTCATACCAATTAGCTGAATTTTTGTATGATAGAGAAGCACACTATATACTCAGTTAGGATCCGattttgtaattgtaatttgtaatatttAGTGGCTCAGATTAATCGTCTTactcttaaaattaataattccaTATTTAGTGGCTCAGAATATTAACctgtatatttaatttctattatatgaattattattaacTACTAGAATAGTTAcagtattttatatataatttcataaaattttattaatgaatataatttttaatattttaaaattaaaaagatttaaatactgatatttaatattattttttaaaattattctataaaaataaaattaatttttcataattctatttttattttataaatatattttgcctGGGATGagataattacttttaaataaaactacatcactgtaaaaaaaaaaaactacattttagaaaaaattaccaaataattttttgtttaaatggaGCTTCTAACTTAACAAGTTAaagttgacaatttttttaagtttttaatttaaaagtaacttttaagaaagaaaaaaataagtttagcTGAACAGACCTTAGCATGACCGGGGTGGAAGGCAACccaaaattttagaaaacagtAATGTTATTTTAAGGGAATCGCgatcaattttatttcattaggaAAGAACTAGAAAATTTTACAATTTGACTTGACTTGACTTGCACTTTTATACTATTCCATTTCACATGTTTCGCGTTGTCCACTAAGGCACAAActccatatttattttttgtcaatagGGAGAGAAATTTCGCGACTTTTGAACTCTACCATCATTAATGTCTCTTTTCCTTTCCTTAAcagttttattcatattttttatttatttttatatatatcaatcTAAGAAGAGGCACCCTTGGAATATATCATGAAGCCACCAAGTTataaaacataaagaaaatCACGCGGGATCCCATTCTGATGGTAACTCAGTCCCCTCGTATATAAATggcttaattataaaaatggtcCTCCTTTTTATGTTAATTCATTAAATCGGTCATCCTGTAAAGTTAGAACTCTATACATTAATAATGTTAGGactgaaaaaatttattaatttaaagagttattaatttatcgataaattaataattattaatttaaagagtttttaagtaattatactgtaaaaatcaaataaaaagacaaattaGTTTATGCCTCTTAGAATTACGTTGCGGCGAATCTTAGGACCCAACGTAAATTAGTATCTAGTGTGTTCATATGCATTGGAAATCAATAATGACTTTTGAAGTACAGTATATGTAAATAAGATGAACAAATGTGATCAATGTATTCTCAAGCAAGTTTGGCATATATAAATTACATGAATGTGTTAGAGTGTTCAAAACATATCTCACTAGATGGCTTCTCATCTAAAAGGTGTTGCAAAATCAACTATGTCAGATCAAATACCTAAGGAGTTTTGTGAGTACAAGAGAGATAATCCTGCAAGCACACAAAAAGACTTGCAGAGATGGCTTGAGGGAAAATTTGAGTTGAAAGATAGTCAAGGAACAATATCAAACACACTTAAGCGGTCAGATGACTATCTCTCCGCTGAAATAGAAAAGGGAAGAGCAGAGATCAAAAGACATAAACCAGCAAAATATCCTGACATGGAGAAGGTTGTTTATCAGTGGTTTCTCCAGCATCAAGAACGTGTGAATATCACAGGAGAATTAATTATGCAGAAGGCAAGAGATACAATGAAACTCATGTACCCTCATGATGATTCTGATTTTAACTTCTCTATAGGATGGCTTGAGAAATTCAAGCACCGACATGGCATAAAGTCATTTCGTCATTTTGGCAAGAGTGGGTATGTTGATGTACAAGACATGAAACAGAAATTGGTATCGATTCGGGAGAAAATTGATCAGTTCCCTATGAAAGATGTTTTCAATATGGATGAAACTGGGTTGTTTTATAGGCTACAAGTTGATCATTCACTGGCAACAAAACAActtgaaggaagaaaataagataaagaaagGCTGATGGTAGTTATTTGTTGCAATGGAGATGGCTCTGAAAAAATCCCTCTATGGATTATTGGGAAATATGCAAAGCCTCGTTGCTTCATGAATGTCAACATGAAT is a window encoding:
- the LOC100775805 gene encoding calcium-dependent mitochondrial ATP-magnesium/phosphate carrier protein 3; this encodes MGMKKVASGVTMDHVLLASQETKEAREARIRSLFDFFDRENLGFLDYSHIEAGLSALQIPAEYKYAKDLLNACDANKDGRVDFQEFRKYMDDKELELYRIFQAIDVAHNGCILPEELWEALVRAGIKIDDEELARFVERVDKDNNGVITFQEWRDFLLLYPHEATIENIYHYLERMCMVDIGEQTVIPAGIGKHIHASRYLIAGGVAGAASRTATAPLDRLKVVLQVQTTRAQIMPAIKDIWKEGGLLGFFRGNGLNVLKVAPESAIRFYSYEMLKTFIVRAKGEEAKAADIGAMGRLLAGGIAGAVAQTAIYPMDLVKTRLQTYACKSGRIPSLGTLSKDIWVQEGPRAFYRGLIPSLLGIIPYAGIDLAAYETLKDMSKQYILHDGEPGPLVQLGCGTVSGALGATCVYPLQVVRTRMQAQRSYKGMADVFRKTLEHEGLRGFYKGIFPNLLKVVPSASITYMVYESMKKNLDLE